In the genome of Paenarthrobacter ilicis, the window GTTGTTCGGCGTATTCCAGGCCGACGCCGGACAGCGCACCAAGTGCCGTGACTGCGGTGTCGATGTCCCACCCACCGTTGGCGTCAACGCGGATGGCGGCGTCCGGCAACGCTTCACGGACCGCGTTGACGCGGGCAACGTCTTCCGCCAACTCCTGACCGCGTTCGGCCACTTTGATCTTGACGGCATCCACCCGCCCAAACCTTCCCAGCACCTCCGGAACGCGCTCGGCCCCTACAGCCGGAACAGTCGCATTAACAGGGATGCTCTGCCTCAGCGGAGCTGGAAATCCCTTCCACCCGGCCTCTATCGCTGCCGCCAGCCACCGGGACGCCTCATGGTCGCCGTATTCCGGGAAAGGGCAGAACTCGCCCCAGCCGAGCGGACCCCGCAGCAGCAGTGTTTCGCGCTCCATGATGCCGCGGAATTTCACCCTCATGGGCAGCGAAACGACGTGGGCGGAGTCGAGAAGTTCTTCGAGAGCAGGCAGGTGAGCAGGCATATTGTCACTGTACCGGCGGCTCTTCACCCGCAATGCCCACCAGTGAAGCTATGTGGAAAAGTAGTTGCGCACCCTGCCTAAAGCTTGATCAATGGGCTCCCAGGGGAGGACCACAGTGGACTCGTCGATCCCAAGCCCGGCCCAACGGGCCACCAGTAGGATGTCGCCTCCTGCCGCGAGCGGCCAAAGCCAGTATCGGCCTGAACCTTGAACGTGGAAGTCATTGCTGCCGCTTCCCCCGCCACCCAAAACGGTCAGCACCGGCCCTGCGGGATCTTCGCGTGCGGAGGCGTCATGGAAGGTTGCTGCAACTCTGCGGTCATCGGCCAGCTTCACCCCCAGTTCCAGTCCCGATCCAACTCCTGAGAGAGGGCGATTGAAACTTTCTTCCGCGAGTTCCCGCCATTGCCCGTCCGATTCATTGCCCCGGCGAACGGACCACACCAGAGTCAGCAAACACCCCGTGCTGTAAACCTCCAGCGTCTTCACCGCCAGGACAGTGTGTTCACCGCGGTGAAGAAATTCGCCGATGTCCACTGTTCCCGGCAGTTCGTCCGTGGGCGGACCGGACCATGCCGGACGAATCGGTTGCGGCGGGGTGGTCCGGGCTGGGGGCTCCGGGAGGTGTTCGAAGAAGCTCATAGTCAATCCATACACCGCCCCGCCGCGTCATGGGAGTCCCGCCTGACAAGAGAGAGCCAGCAACCGCGATATTCTCGAAGTCACGACTCAATGTGGGGACATCATGACTCAATCAACGCCCGGTTCTGCAACACCTCCCGGCTGGTACCCGGACCCTTCAGACGCACGGTTTGTCCGCTGGTGGGATGGTACCTCCTGGACTGCCCATCAATCTCCGCGCGCCATGCAGTACCAGGCGCCCGTCCTTCCGCGGCGCCGCGAGATCAGTGAGCAGACGCCGGTGTACAACGCGTTCATCTGGGCCATCACGTTGCTGCCCTTGGTATCGGTAATTTTCATGCTGAGCTGGCAGCCTGAATTCCGCATGATGACCACCCGGCAGGGTGTCCGGACAATTGATCCGTTCTCCATCTACACCCCCGCATACTTCCTGCTGATCGGGTCCAGCTTTGTGGCTTATGGATTGTCGGTGTTCTTCGCTTTCCTGGACCGTCAGCGCCTGCTGAAGGCCGGCGTCGAACGTCCTTTCCACTGGGCCTGGACGTTCCTCAACTCAGCGGTCTACATCATTGGCCGTTCCGTGGTTGTCAATAAGGTGGCCCCAAAGCGTGGGCTGTGGCCCATCTGGGTGACTATCGCGCTGGTGATCCTCAGCATTGTGGTGGCGGGAATCTGGAGCACCAACATGATGCAATCCATGTACAACCAGCTGGGTTACTCGGTCAACGCGTGACAGCAGCACCTGGCTGGTATCCGCCGTAGGTAACGCCACGGCCCATGTTGGCCGAAGAACAGGCAGTTGGCAACGCGTTCATCTGGCTGCTCTCTTGCCTCCCGTTTGGTGTGGGCATCCTGATGCTGACGTGGAACCCGGAAGTTCACACATATATTGCCAGCACCGGCTACCTGTCCATCGATCGCACCTACATCTTCACTGCAAGCTATTTCGCGACCGTGATCGGCTTGCTCCTCACGTACGGCGCAACTGTGGTCCTCGCTGTGTTCGATTACAGGTGGCTCTCCCGCAAAGGCGTCGTGCGTCCCTTCAGCTGGGCTTGGTCGTTCGCCGGCGGAGTGCCTTATGTCATTGGTCGAGCAGTGATAATTCACAAGGTTGCCCCACGGAGAGGGCTGTGGCCCATCGCGGTCATCGTTTCCGGCTGGGGCCTTTACTTTGTGGCCGGGTTCGCCAAAATGCTGCCCTTCATGCAATCGGTGTTCTACGAACTGGGATACTGAACCCCACGCCCTCACACGCGTTAGGTAGACTGCAGGGAACCACGCACGGAAGGGCGTTCCCATGAACCGCAAGGCCACCGCACTGGACGTCGCCAAGAGGGCAGGCGTCTCAAGGAGCGCGGTCTCCCTGGTTCTGAACGGCCGGGGCGATGGGAACGTGGCCAAGGAAAGCCAGGACCGGATCCGCCAGGCTGCCGAGGAACTGAAGTACACGCCGAACGCGATCGCCCTGAGCCTCCGGAACCAGCGATCCCGCGTGATCGGCATTCTCTCGGACGAAGTTGTGGTGAGCCCGTTCGACGGCAACATCATCGGCGGCGCTGACGACGTTGCCCGGAGCCGCGGATTCGTCACCGTTGTCATGGACACTGAGCGCGATACGTCCAGGGATGCGAGCGCCATTGAGACCCTGCTGGACCGGCAGGTTGATGGCCTCATGTATGTGACCGTGGGCCTGAAGCCGCTTGCCGTGCCGCCGGGGATGTTTCGGGTTCCGTCCGTCCTGGCCAATTGCTATGACGAACACCCTCAGCCCCAGCTGCACCATGTCATTCCGGATGAGGTGGCCGGAGGCCGGGAAGCCACCGAACATTTGTTGCAGTTGGGCCACACGGACATCGCGCTGCTGGCAGGTTCCGTGGAGTCGCCTGCCGCTCCCCTGCGCGTCCAGGGCTACCGGGAGGCGTACCTCGGAGCCGGACTTACCGTCAATGAGGGCCGCATTTTCATGGCCGGGTGGGACATCGACGCCGGCTTCCACGGTGCCATGAAACTGCTCGACGGCGTTTCCCCGGCTGACCGGCCCACCGCCATCATGTGCGCCAACGATCGCTTGGCCATCGGCGTGACCCTGGCAGCCGCCCGCCTGGGACTCAGCATCCCGCAAGATCTGTCCGTGATGGGTTATGACAATGAGGCCAGGATTGCGGACACCATGGTCCCCGCCCTCACCACCATGGCCTTGCCTTTGCGCGAGATTGGCCGGGCCGCAATGACCACGCTCCTTGACGCGATCGAGAACGGGACGGGAGCGGAGGGAACCACCATGGAAACGATGGTCCCCTGCCGCCTTGTCACCCGGGACTCCACCGGCCCCGTACCCAGATAGCCCGCGAATGCGTCGTCAACCCGCTCACACGTTGCGGGCCAGCAACGGCATAGCTGGCCAGCAACGGTATAGCGGGCCAGCAACGGTACGGCGGCCCAACAGACGTACGACGCCGGCCTGCCGCCTACTCGGGCAGCGTCAACTCCCAGACGTCGGCAGTCGCGGTAGCGGGCAGGGTGAGCTGCCATTCCTCCCCCGGAGCCGGGTAGGCACGCACAGTGGTGGCAACAGAGCCCGTCCGGTAGACCTCCACCAGTGAGGTATCGATGAAGATGCGGAGTTCTTCCCCGTCAACGATTGACCCGGCGTAGACCACCTGCCCGCCGGACCCCAGGGTGAGTTCCACAGGACCGGAACCGGATACCAGCACCTCTGCAAAAGCCGGTACGGCCACGGCTCCCCCGGCCGCGGAAGCGACGAGAGGGCCCCTGTATGCGGACACTTCGGGAGCGGGAGCAACCACCAATTCCCCGGAGGCCACAGACAAAACGCGAGGATGCGTCAGCACACCCGACCACCCGGCGTCGTCGATTTCCTGCTGGGACCGGCCCCGCCGGCCGTCCCGTCCGGGGCCTTCGTTGGCCCAACCCCACAGCAGCGCCGCAGGCGAAGAAGCAGGCCCAGAAGAAGGCGCAGAACCGTGGGCGATCTGGACAATCTGGGGTGCGTAGAAGTCGCGGCCCAGGTCTGACCTGCCGCCAGCGGACGGGGTGAACACGGGGAGCCCGGAGGTAGGGTCGGCCGTCAGGGAACCGATCAGGTGCCCCACCCCATTGGCGTGCTCGTGGTCGTCTCCGGAGAGCCACAGGGAGAACATCATGACCCACGTTGACTCACCGGAGGTGTTTGGGACCTGCACCAGCTGCGGGCATTCCCAAATCTCGGCGGGTGTGTGGACAGCGGCTACGGGGTCGGCGCTGGTCAGCCAAATACCGTGGTACTCCCACGCGTCCATGTCAGACACCGTGTACAGCAGCAGTGCAGCCCGGCCATCGGAGAGCCCGGCGCCCTGCATGGCATAGCGCACACCCTCAAACATGAAGATGAAGGGATCCCGTACTGCGGTGACCAAGGGATCTGCCGGCATGGAGGCGGCAACGTGCCCGTCCTGCTCCCAGGACACCAAGTCGGCGGACCCGCGGGCGATCACTACCTGCGAGTGGCCTCCGTGATCCTTGATGCCGGAGTAGGCAGCGGTGGGTACGCCACCGTCCAGCGTGACCACGCCCGTCCAGCATCCGGCGGAGTCGGGCCCGCCCTGCTGTGGGACCAGTGCCACCGGATGTTCTTCCCACCGGACCAGGTCCGGCGAGCTCACATGGCCCCACTGGATCTGGTGGTGCCGCGCGGACAGTGGGTTGTATTGGAAGAACACGTGGTACTGCCCGTTGATGTAGCTGACCCCGTTGGGATCGTTGATCCAGCCTTGCGCGGGCCTGGGGTGGAACCGCGGGAATGCCGGGTCAGGGTGCGTGGCAGCGGCGGCCAGGGCGGAAGATACTGCAAGGTCCGTCAAGAGAAATGCCTTTCAAAGAGGAGAAGGGAACTACTTGCCCGTGCCGGCGGTGAGCCCGTCCTGCAGCGCGCGCTGGCCGAACATGAACACCACCAGCGCGGGAATCATGGAGAGGACAACACCGGCAAGCACCACGGAGATGCTTCCTGTGCCCAAGTTGCCTTGGAGGGACACCAGCCCCAGCGGGAGGGTGAAGTTCTGCTCGGAGATGGTCATGATGAGCGGCCTGAAGAATTCGTTCCAGTGGAAGTTGAACGCCAGAATCCCAACAATCGCCAACCCCGGTACGGCCAGCGGCGCATACACGGACCGGAACGTCCGCCACGGTGAGGCGCCATCGATGGCTGCCGCTTCAGCGAGCTCACCGGGCAACCCCAGGAAGTACTGCCGCATCAGGAAGGTGCCGAACGCCGTCGGGATGGCCGGAATGATCAACGCGAGCAGCGTGTCAGAAAGCCCCACGCCGCGGATGAGCATGAACACGGGCACGATCGTCACCTGGGCAGGCACCATCATGGTGGCCAGCACGATCGAGAACAGCGCACCGCGCCCCCGGAAACGCAGGTGGGCGAAGGCGTAACCCGCCAGTGCTGCCGTGACCATCTGCCCTACGGCGATCAGGCCGGTGACCAGGGCGCTGTTAAGCACCAGGAGCACGATGTTGAGCTGCTTGAATACCTGCGCGTAGGAGGTGAAATCGGGGTTGAGCGGCAGGAACGCCGGCGGCAGTTGAAATGATTCCGACGGCGGCCGCAGCGATGTTGACAGCGTCCACAGAACGGGACCCAGGACAAAGACGGACGCGATCAGCAGGACGATGACGCGGACGGCCACTGACCAGTCGCGCTTCTTCCGTGGGCGGACAGGAGCTGGAGCCTCAGTGCGGTCTGAAATGGTGGTCATGGCGGGCCTCACTGGTAGAAGACGAATCGTTTGCTGAGCCGGAACTGCGCGGCAGTGATGGCCATGATGATCAGTGTCAGGATCACGCCGATCGCGGAAGCCTGGCCGAATTCGAGGCGTTGGAATGCGGACTCGAAGATGACCATCACTGCTGTGCGGGTGGAGTCACCTGGCCCGCCACGGGTCAGGACGTACGGCTGATCGAACACTTGGAGCGCGTTGATGATGGCCATCACCGAGGCCACCAAGGTGGTGGGGCTGAGCAGGGGCAGCGTCACGAACCAATGCTTGCGCCAGCCGGTGGCGCCATCAATGGACGCTGCCTCGTACGTTTCCACCGGGATGGAGGCCAAACCGCCAATGAACAGCAGGAACGAGAATCCGAAGTTCTGCCACACATACACAAGAATCACGACGGCGGCAGACCCGGTTGGCGTGGTCAGCCACGGTACCGCTGGGATGCCAATGAGGGACAGCAACCAGTTCACTACGCCGAACTGTTCGTTGAAGAGGTAACGCATGAAAATCGACACTGAGGCTGCGGAGAGAATCAGCGGGAAGAAGAAAGCGGAGCGGAAGAACACCCGCAGCCAGGCCGGGAGCTTCTCCTGCACCATGATCGCCAAACCCAGTGCCAGGCCCAACTGCAAGGCCACCGCGATGATCACAAACACGATGGTGTTCAGGAAGGAAACCCGGACGGTGGGGTCCTGCACCACTTCTGCGAAGTTGTCGAAACCCACGAACGTGGGCGCGGAGATGATGTCCCACCTGAAGAACGCCAGCGCAATCGAGGCGACGATCGGCAGCAGGGTGAAGATGCCCATCCCTGCGATGGTGGGAGCCAGGAAGGCCCAGGGCAGCCACCGCTGTTGCACGCGGCCCCGCTTTGTGGGCTGGGATTCCCGCTTGTGGGACGGCTTGGCTCCCGCGCCGGTGGGCGTGCTGGTTGCGGTGCTCATGGCTGCCTCCTCAGGGCAAGTTCGAGGTCGCGCTGCATGGAGCTGAGGGCATCTTTGAGTTGGCGCTCATCACCGCTGACAGCCAGGGATACGTTTTTCATGAGGGCGGTCTCGACGGCGGCCTGCTGGGGTGGCGCTGGAATGGGACCTGTGGTGGGGAACCTGTCCAGGGTGTCGTAGAAGACCTTCCAGTGACGCGGGCCGGTGCCTGCGTAGAGCTGCTCGTTCACCATGGAACGGCGGGCAGGTGTTGTGTTGGGCGTGGGGAACACAATCTGCATCGCCTCGAGGCTGGAGCTGAACTTCACCCATTCCCAGGCGGCGTCTTTGTCCTTGGCTGTCCTCATGATGGCGTATCCCGCCGTGCCGAACTGGTGGCGTTGGCTGCGCCATTTGGGGAAGAACTGGACGTCGAACCCATCCTCGGTCATCCCGGTTTCATGGAGGCCTTGCACCCAGTAGCCGCCGGCCGGCGTCGTACCTATCCTGTTGGAGGCGAAGAGGCCAATCAGTGAGCTTCCGCCGCCTTCCTCGGGCCGGACTCCCAAGCCATCTTTGACGAGGCCGCGGAGGTAATCGAAGGATTCGAAGACCCGGGGGTCATCAGCGTTGGGTTCCAGCCACTGGTAGCCGCCGGAGCGGAGGCTGCGGGAGGGATCGTTGGCGTAGAAGTTGTCCCACAGCCAGTTGCCACCGGGCGACTTTGTTTCCTTGAGGAAGCTGGTGTCGTTGGCGTAGAGCCACGGCACCACTCCCCCGAACAGTCGGTTGGTCCAGTAGTACGGCGTGAAGTCCTTGGGGTTGGATTTCTTCATGGCCGCCAAGGTGGCGCGAAAATCTGTGTGGGTCCAATCGTCGGCGGGCCGTTCCAGGCCGGCCTTACTGAGCGCAGTGGTGTTGTAATACATGTTGGCCGCGTTCCAGTCGATGGGCAGCTGAAACAGGCTTCCCTTGTACATGAAGGCCTCCACCAGGCTGGGGTGGACGTCTTCGAAATACTCCTTCATATCCGCTGCATCGCGGCGAAGGTACTCATCCAAAGGGTGGGCCAGCTTTTCGGCGAACAGCTGGGCGCCTTCCGTTGCCACGTAGACCACGTCCGGCGGGGTTCCGGCGGCCACCATGGTGAGGATCTTGGTGAAGAAGTCCTTCCAATCGACGGCTTGGATCGCCTGGACCTTCACTTTAATGTCCGGGTGGACTTTGGAGAAAGCGTCAATGACCTTTTGACGGGCCGCGGCGTCCGTTGCCGTGCCCATGATGGCGATGCTGAGGCTGCTGTCTCCCCGGCCTGGAATGTCTGTTCCGGTTAAGCGCGGCCACGACGCCGCGGTTACTCCAACGATTCCGGCACCGAGGGCTGTGAGGGCTGTTCTGCGTGTGAATTGTCGCAAAGCCCCATTGGTTCCCGGCATGTAGATTTCCTTCCCTAACACGTGTTAGGAAGCGTACGCTCGTCGCCTAACACGTGTCAAGCGTCACAGGATTGTTGCGGGGAGCTCACCATCGCCGCCGCGTCGCGCGGACTTCACATGAGCTGTTCAGCGAATTGTGGCAATCTTGTCTGAATGAGTTCCCAGCAAATCCGCACCAGCGGAAGGTCGAGCAGACGGCCACTCCAGGGACGCGGGCCAAGCGTCGGCACCAGCATCCTGTTTGCCCTGACCACCATCGCCTGCGCCGTGGGGCTTGCCGGCACCTACTACTTCTTCGTCCGGACAACGGCCGGCCAATTCATTGACGAGTCCGCGCTGGTGGAAGCCACGGAACTGGGCGGGACGGCAGGCCGAGCCTCCACCAGCCTCCTGGATATGCTCCCCATGCTGTGCCTGGTGATCTCATCAGTAGTGGTTCTCTTTGTGACGGTGGCGCGCCGGCGGTGGAAAGCCGCCGGAATCGCCGTTGCGGCCTGCATTGCCGCCAACGTGGCCACCCAGATCCTCAAATTCCTCATCCCGGACCGACCGGATCGCGGGGTGCAGACACTGGAACTCAACTCCCTCCCCTCGGGACACACCACCCTGGCCGCATCCGCCGCCGCCGCGGTGTTCCTCATGGTCTCGCCCAGGTGGCGCCCCTTGGCCGGTTTCCTCGGCAGCACTTTTGCCGTGGCCACCGGCGTCTCCACCCTGATCAACCAATGGCACCGACCTGCCGACGTCGTTGCCGCCTTCCTCTTGGTGGGCGCCTTCATGCTTCCCGCGGGATGGCTCATCCTCAGGACCGGCAGCAGCTGGAATGTGTGGAAGGGATACGGCGAGCACTGGGCAGCATCAAGACTGTGGGTATGGCTCACCATCGCCGCATTGCTTGCGGCCGGCGTGGTGGCCGCGTACTCATTGCTTCAAGTACCGGGCCTTAGCACCGACAGCACCGTGGATTACTTCTGGGCCGGAACCGCATTCATTGTGATGGCCGGATATCTTTCGGCGCTGGGCGGCACGTGGCTGTTCGGGTTGGCGGCGCGGAAGGCCTAGCTCCGCCCTCCGCGGCCCCGGGCCTGGCCCTGAATAAAAACTTGGTCATCGGCGGTGAGCGCCGTGCCGCCATGGATATCCACAGCCCCGTTCTCCCCCGTTTCCCCGTTGACTATTGCCGTCATGGTCCGCGGCACAATCATGCTTCCCGGGTTGTCCATGAGCCACTGCTGCGTGTCCGGTGAAAGTTGGGTCCAAAATTCCCTGATGTGCATGATAATCAGCGCTGCCGTTCTTTGTTGGAGGGCTTAGAGGACTCCCACAATGCGCTGCAACAAACTCTCGGGGCTTGGTACGGGGTCCTCTTCGTTCAGACTACGCCCGGCCACCGCCATTCCCACCCGGAATCCCAAACCTTTCCGGGGATGACGTCGACGCCGCACCATGCCTTGCGCTAAAGTTAGTCCAATCGATGGATAAACAGTGCAATCCCAGGAGTACCCATGTCTTCCACCCTTGGCTCCAGCACCACCCACCCGGCGCTCAACGGCTCCGGTCCTGCCACCCGCGATCTGGTGGTGGACTTCATTCGTGTTGCCTGCATGTTTGCCGTTGTCGCCGTCCACTTGCTCATGATGGGCATCAGCGTGGACCGGGCCGGGATAGGCGTGGGTAACCCACTGACCTCCCTGAGCTGGTTCGCGCAGGGAACCTGGTTTGGCCAAGTCATGCCGTTGTTCTTTGTTGTGGGTGGCTTCGCATCCATCACGTCCTGGCGCAGCCTCCGGCGCAAGGGCGGGGACGCCGGGGACTACCTCCGCAACCGGGTCCTGCGCCTGGTCCGGCCCACAGTCGCCTTGTACGCGTTCCTTGCTGCAGCGTTGTGGATTGCGACGGCGGCCGGCGTCCCGGGTGATCTGCTGTCAGTGATCGCTGTTGGCGCCGGAGTTCAGCTTTGGTTCCTGGCTGCCTACCTGATCTGCCAAGCGATGGTTCCGCTCATGGCCAGGTTTCACGAGCAGGCACCCTACCGCACGCTCGCAGCGTTGGCCGCGGGCGCCGTCGTCGTGGATGTTGTGCGTTTGGGGCTGGAGCAGAACCCGTGGGGGTTCGATTCGAACCCCATCGGGCTGCTGAACATGGTGTTCGTGTGGGGCATGCTGCAGCAGCTGGGTTTCCTGTACGCAGATGGGTTCTTTGACCGTTTTGCGCGGTGGCACCTGGTCCTTGCCGCCATTGCCTGCTACGTGGCGATGATCCCGCTGACCCACGCCGGCCCGTACCCGGTGGACATGCTGACCAACCAGAATCCGCCCATGTTCCCGCTGATCCTGGTGGGCCTGGCCCATGTGCTGCTGGTCAAGGCTGTATACCCGGTCCTGCAGCGATTCGTCCAGGTCGGCTGGGTTCAGAAGGTGATGTTCGTGGTGGGCAGCCGGGCCATGACCATCTACCTGTGGCACCTGCCCCTGATCATCGCCATGTTCGGCATTGCGCTGGTACTCCGGCTGCCGTTCCCGGAACCCGCCAGCGCCGAATGGTGGCTGACCCGTCCGTTGTTCTACGTGGCAGCCTGGGCCTTGGTGCTGCTGGTATCAACACCCCTGGTTCGGCTGGAACTGGCCACCACGGCCTTGGCTCCCGGCGCTCCGAGGCCGGCCATGTGGCGCATCGCTGCCGGTACCGTGCTGGCCGTCATTCCCCCATTTGTGGTGATGCGGAGCGGGCTGGATACCGCGAACGCCACGTGGGGCCTGGTTCTCTTGGTGGCGGCTGTGGCACTGGTGACCGGCAGAGTAACAGGGCGGACGTGGAAGACGCCGCGGACGCTGGCTTAGCCCGCCGGGGCGGGCGCGGTGTCCATGACTCGACGCCGGACGTCCTGGCGTGTGGTTGCCGTCTGGAAGCCAGCGGCAGCCAGTCCGGCGGCCCAGTCTCCGTTGCATGCCCCCAAGGCTTCAAAACACTCCCGGAGAAGCTCCTTGGGAGGTGGGATATGCCCATCACCACTGTCCGGACCCCACCGGTCCATCAGCATGTACAGGTCCGGAGAATCCCCAATTGCGTCAACGAACGGCAGTTGGTGGTTCTGGATGTGGAACCAGTCCTTGGCGTTCTGAATAAGCGCAACAGTGTGGTCAAAACCCGCCGAATACGCCGGAATCAGATCGTGGGCAACGGATGACGGCAAGCGGGAGATGTCGTTGCCCTCGATGTCCCAAGCGTGGGTGAGGTAGCGTTCCACTGCCCCCGGATAGAACTTGGATATGGATGTCTGCGGATTCACCGCCAACGCCAAGGACGTCGGGAAGAACCTCGAGAGGGCCAGGCTTGCGTAACCTCCGGCAGAACTGCCAAAGAACACCACGTTGTAACCCCCGGTTTCGCGGACAATCCTGCGAATCACATCTGCCAGGATCTCCTGCAAATCCGGTTGATCCAGGGAGCCCGCGTACCAACCGATATTGAAGTCCCTCGACTTCCGGAGGCTCGG includes:
- a CDS encoding DUF2510 domain-containing protein, yielding MTQSTPGSATPPGWYPDPSDARFVRWWDGTSWTAHQSPRAMQYQAPVLPRRREISEQTPVYNAFIWAITLLPLVSVIFMLSWQPEFRMMTTRQGVRTIDPFSIYTPAYFLLIGSSFVAYGLSVFFAFLDRQRLLKAGVERPFHWAWTFLNSAVYIIGRSVVVNKVAPKRGLWPIWVTIALVILSIVVAGIWSTNMMQSMYNQLGYSVNA
- a CDS encoding DUF2510 domain-containing protein — translated: MLAEEQAVGNAFIWLLSCLPFGVGILMLTWNPEVHTYIASTGYLSIDRTYIFTASYFATVIGLLLTYGATVVLAVFDYRWLSRKGVVRPFSWAWSFAGGVPYVIGRAVIIHKVAPRRGLWPIAVIVSGWGLYFVAGFAKMLPFMQSVFYELGY
- a CDS encoding LacI family DNA-binding transcriptional regulator, which codes for MNRKATALDVAKRAGVSRSAVSLVLNGRGDGNVAKESQDRIRQAAEELKYTPNAIALSLRNQRSRVIGILSDEVVVSPFDGNIIGGADDVARSRGFVTVVMDTERDTSRDASAIETLLDRQVDGLMYVTVGLKPLAVPPGMFRVPSVLANCYDEHPQPQLHHVIPDEVAGGREATEHLLQLGHTDIALLAGSVESPAAPLRVQGYREAYLGAGLTVNEGRIFMAGWDIDAGFHGAMKLLDGVSPADRPTAIMCANDRLAIGVTLAAARLGLSIPQDLSVMGYDNEARIADTMVPALTTMALPLREIGRAAMTTLLDAIENGTGAEGTTMETMVPCRLVTRDSTGPVPR
- a CDS encoding glycoside hydrolase family 32 protein, which translates into the protein MTDLAVSSALAAAATHPDPAFPRFHPRPAQGWINDPNGVSYINGQYHVFFQYNPLSARHHQIQWGHVSSPDLVRWEEHPVALVPQQGGPDSAGCWTGVVTLDGGVPTAAYSGIKDHGGHSQVVIARGSADLVSWEQDGHVAASMPADPLVTAVRDPFIFMFEGVRYAMQGAGLSDGRAALLLYTVSDMDAWEYHGIWLTSADPVAAVHTPAEIWECPQLVQVPNTSGESTWVMMFSLWLSGDDHEHANGVGHLIGSLTADPTSGLPVFTPSAGGRSDLGRDFYAPQIVQIAHGSAPSSGPASSPAALLWGWANEGPGRDGRRGRSQQEIDDAGWSGVLTHPRVLSVASGELVVAPAPEVSAYRGPLVASAAGGAVAVPAFAEVLVSGSGPVELTLGSGGQVVYAGSIVDGEELRIFIDTSLVEVYRTGSVATTVRAYPAPGEEWQLTLPATATADVWELTLPE
- a CDS encoding carbohydrate ABC transporter permease, whose translation is MTTISDRTEAPAPVRPRKKRDWSVAVRVIVLLIASVFVLGPVLWTLSTSLRPPSESFQLPPAFLPLNPDFTSYAQVFKQLNIVLLVLNSALVTGLIAVGQMVTAALAGYAFAHLRFRGRGALFSIVLATMMVPAQVTIVPVFMLIRGVGLSDTLLALIIPAIPTAFGTFLMRQYFLGLPGELAEAAAIDGASPWRTFRSVYAPLAVPGLAIVGILAFNFHWNEFFRPLIMTISEQNFTLPLGLVSLQGNLGTGSISVVLAGVVLSMIPALVVFMFGQRALQDGLTAGTGK
- a CDS encoding carbohydrate ABC transporter permease, with product MSTATSTPTGAGAKPSHKRESQPTKRGRVQQRWLPWAFLAPTIAGMGIFTLLPIVASIALAFFRWDIISAPTFVGFDNFAEVVQDPTVRVSFLNTIVFVIIAVALQLGLALGLAIMVQEKLPAWLRVFFRSAFFFPLILSAASVSIFMRYLFNEQFGVVNWLLSLIGIPAVPWLTTPTGSAAVVILVYVWQNFGFSFLLFIGGLASIPVETYEAASIDGATGWRKHWFVTLPLLSPTTLVASVMAIINALQVFDQPYVLTRGGPGDSTRTAVMVIFESAFQRLEFGQASAIGVILTLIIMAITAAQFRLSKRFVFYQ
- a CDS encoding ABC transporter substrate-binding protein; this encodes MPGTNGALRQFTRRTALTALGAGIVGVTAASWPRLTGTDIPGRGDSSLSIAIMGTATDAAARQKVIDAFSKVHPDIKVKVQAIQAVDWKDFFTKILTMVAAGTPPDVVYVATEGAQLFAEKLAHPLDEYLRRDAADMKEYFEDVHPSLVEAFMYKGSLFQLPIDWNAANMYYNTTALSKAGLERPADDWTHTDFRATLAAMKKSNPKDFTPYYWTNRLFGGVVPWLYANDTSFLKETKSPGGNWLWDNFYANDPSRSLRSGGYQWLEPNADDPRVFESFDYLRGLVKDGLGVRPEEGGGSSLIGLFASNRIGTTPAGGYWVQGLHETGMTEDGFDVQFFPKWRSQRHQFGTAGYAIMRTAKDKDAAWEWVKFSSSLEAMQIVFPTPNTTPARRSMVNEQLYAGTGPRHWKVFYDTLDRFPTTGPIPAPPQQAAVETALMKNVSLAVSGDERQLKDALSSMQRDLELALRRQP
- a CDS encoding phosphatase PAP2 family protein, translating into MSSQQIRTSGRSSRRPLQGRGPSVGTSILFALTTIACAVGLAGTYYFFVRTTAGQFIDESALVEATELGGTAGRASTSLLDMLPMLCLVISSVVVLFVTVARRRWKAAGIAVAACIAANVATQILKFLIPDRPDRGVQTLELNSLPSGHTTLAASAAAAVFLMVSPRWRPLAGFLGSTFAVATGVSTLINQWHRPADVVAAFLLVGAFMLPAGWLILRTGSSWNVWKGYGEHWAASRLWVWLTIAALLAAGVVAAYSLLQVPGLSTDSTVDYFWAGTAFIVMAGYLSALGGTWLFGLAARKA
- a CDS encoding acyltransferase family protein; translation: MSSTLGSSTTHPALNGSGPATRDLVVDFIRVACMFAVVAVHLLMMGISVDRAGIGVGNPLTSLSWFAQGTWFGQVMPLFFVVGGFASITSWRSLRRKGGDAGDYLRNRVLRLVRPTVALYAFLAAALWIATAAGVPGDLLSVIAVGAGVQLWFLAAYLICQAMVPLMARFHEQAPYRTLAALAAGAVVVDVVRLGLEQNPWGFDSNPIGLLNMVFVWGMLQQLGFLYADGFFDRFARWHLVLAAIACYVAMIPLTHAGPYPVDMLTNQNPPMFPLILVGLAHVLLVKAVYPVLQRFVQVGWVQKVMFVVGSRAMTIYLWHLPLIIAMFGIALVLRLPFPEPASAEWWLTRPLFYVAAWALVLLVSTPLVRLELATTALAPGAPRPAMWRIAAGTVLAVIPPFVVMRSGLDTANATWGLVLLVAAVALVTGRVTGRTWKTPRTLA